The following coding sequences lie in one Allochromatium vinosum DSM 180 genomic window:
- a CDS encoding ankyrin repeat domain-containing protein, translating to MNKPYALLLVVTLLSLLAGCGPSDSGSGSHTAMAPDGPGMALIESAEQGDLSAVEQLLARNRQPNVRDSCDWTPLMKAALNGHAAIVERLLQAGAQVDAMDSGGYTAMMLAASNNHAAIVERLLDKGAMVDHQESTMGWTALIWAAKQGHVASVKALLEHQADRTLKDFEGKTAADWAREGGHEEILALLR from the coding sequence ATGAACAAGCCCTACGCACTCCTCCTCGTCGTTACGCTCCTGTCACTGCTGGCCGGATGCGGGCCGTCCGATTCAGGCTCCGGCTCGCATACCGCCATGGCACCCGATGGTCCGGGCATGGCCCTGATCGAGTCCGCCGAACAGGGCGACCTGAGTGCCGTCGAGCAACTCCTGGCCCGCAATCGCCAGCCCAATGTGCGCGACAGTTGTGACTGGACGCCGCTCATGAAGGCCGCGCTCAATGGCCATGCCGCCATCGTCGAGCGTCTGCTCCAGGCCGGCGCTCAGGTCGATGCCATGGACTCGGGCGGCTATACGGCCATGATGCTCGCGGCCTCGAACAACCATGCCGCCATCGTCGAGCGCCTGCTCGACAAGGGCGCCATGGTCGATCATCAGGAGTCGACGATGGGCTGGACGGCCCTGATCTGGGCGGCCAAGCAAGGCCATGTCGCCAGCGTCAAGGCATTGCTCGAACACCAGGCCGACCGGACGCTCAAGGACTTCGAGGGCAAGACCGCCGCCGACTGGGCACGCGAGGGCGGACACGAAGAGATCCTGGCCCTACTGCGCTGA
- a CDS encoding IclR family transcriptional regulator has product MSQDTPSQPADTSEDSARTPGIQVIDRAAALLDAIARYPEPVSLKILAAETGLNVSTAHRILASLIQNQFVEKDAASHYLLGRRLLQLGVRLHGNLDVRALARPVMEALRDRFGETINLTIREGDSVVYIEKATPNRMIHVQQLIGSRAPLHVTAVGKLMLGAGGEDAIRAYAQRTNLPAYTRNTLTALPDLIDACRESLARGYALDDEEAEIDVGCIGVLIRDGTGNVSAGLSVSAPIARRRLEWIEALMDAGRRLSAQLGYRADGERVRTGA; this is encoded by the coding sequence ATGAGCCAAGACACCCCATCTCAACCCGCCGACACTTCGGAAGACAGCGCGCGCACCCCAGGCATCCAGGTCATCGACCGCGCCGCCGCCCTGCTCGACGCCATCGCCCGCTATCCCGAGCCGGTCAGTCTCAAGATCCTGGCCGCCGAGACCGGACTGAACGTCTCGACCGCCCATCGCATCCTCGCGTCCCTGATCCAGAACCAGTTCGTCGAGAAGGACGCCGCCAGCCACTACCTACTCGGACGGCGTCTGCTGCAACTCGGGGTACGGCTGCACGGCAACCTCGACGTGCGCGCCCTCGCCCGCCCGGTCATGGAGGCGTTGCGCGACCGTTTCGGCGAAACCATCAATCTCACCATCCGCGAGGGCGACTCGGTGGTCTATATCGAGAAGGCCACGCCCAACCGCATGATCCACGTCCAGCAGCTCATCGGCTCGCGCGCGCCCCTGCATGTGACGGCCGTCGGCAAGCTGATGCTGGGCGCCGGCGGCGAGGACGCCATCCGCGCCTATGCCCAGCGCACCAACCTGCCCGCCTACACCCGCAACACCCTCACCGCCCTGCCCGATCTGATCGACGCCTGTCGCGAATCGCTCGCGCGCGGCTATGCGCTCGACGACGAGGAGGCCGAGATCGATGTCGGATGCATCGGGGTCTTGATCCGCGACGGGACGGGGAATGTCAGCGCGGGGCTGTCGGTGTCGGCGCCGATCGCGCGTCGGCGGCTGGAGTGGATCGAGGCATTGATGGATGCCGGACGCCGCCTTTCGGCTCAGCTCGGCTATCGTGCCGATGGCGAACGGGTCCGTACCGGAGCCTGA